A genomic region of Rhizobium sp. NXC24 contains the following coding sequences:
- a CDS encoding bifunctional salicylyl-CoA 5-hydroxylase/oxidoreductase — MQIVCIGGGPAGLYFGLLMKKLHPEHSIKVVERNRPYDTFGWGVVFSDATMVSMREWDPESATEIEDAFNHWDDIEVWFKGTRQRTSGHGFVGIGRKKLLNILQKRCEALGVELIFETEVTSDLDFPDADLIIGSDGLNSKIRNHYPDVFQPDMITRPNRYIWLGTNKLFDAFTFDFRKSEHGWFQAHIYKFDDKTSTFIVETTEEAYLAHGLDKMEQDGSIAFCENLFSEVLDGASLMTNARHIRGSAWLNFSRLICGKWSHFNGNSHVVLMGDAAHTAHFAIGSGTKLAIDDAIELTRQFQIHGHSRDKIPAVLETYEEIRHVDVARIQNAARNAMEWFEVVGRRYADTLEPEQFMYSMLTRSQRISHENLRLRDKSWLEGYERWFARKSGLAVGNDRCLPPMFTPYQLRDVTLINRIVVSPMAMYSAENGVMNDFHIIHLGSRALGGAGLVFAEMTCVTPDARITPGCLGLWNEEQAAQWKRLVDFVHSNSAAKIGIQLGHAGRKGATKVAWEGIDQPVAEGEWPLISASAVPYLKNSQTPKAMDRADMDRVKADFVRATELAITTGADWLELHCAHGYLLSSFLSPLTNLREDEYGGSHENRARYPLEIFRAMRAIWPEDKPMSVRLSCHDWTDGGNTPEDAAIFAAMFKNAGADLIDCSSGQVSKEEKPVYGRLFQTPFSDKIRNEIGIPTIAVGAISEADHANSIIAAGRADLCAVARAHLADPAWSLHEAAKIGLTSIPWPKQYLSGKTQYETNLARAAATAPAK, encoded by the coding sequence ATGCAAATCGTCTGTATCGGCGGCGGACCCGCGGGGCTCTATTTCGGGCTTCTGATGAAGAAGCTGCATCCCGAACATTCGATCAAGGTCGTCGAGCGCAACCGTCCTTACGACACCTTTGGCTGGGGCGTCGTCTTCTCCGATGCCACCATGGTGTCGATGCGCGAATGGGATCCGGAAAGCGCCACCGAAATCGAGGACGCCTTCAATCATTGGGACGATATCGAGGTCTGGTTCAAGGGCACGCGCCAGCGCACCTCCGGCCACGGCTTCGTCGGCATCGGCCGCAAGAAGCTGTTGAATATCCTGCAGAAACGCTGCGAAGCGCTGGGCGTCGAGCTGATCTTCGAAACGGAGGTCACCTCCGACCTCGATTTCCCCGACGCCGATCTGATCATTGGTTCGGACGGCCTGAACTCGAAGATCCGCAACCACTATCCCGACGTTTTCCAGCCGGACATGATCACCCGTCCGAACCGCTATATCTGGCTCGGCACCAACAAGCTCTTCGACGCCTTCACCTTCGATTTCCGCAAGAGCGAGCATGGCTGGTTCCAGGCGCATATCTACAAATTCGACGACAAGACCTCGACCTTCATCGTCGAAACCACCGAGGAAGCCTATCTCGCCCACGGTCTCGACAAGATGGAGCAGGACGGCTCGATCGCCTTCTGCGAAAATCTGTTTTCCGAAGTGCTCGACGGCGCGTCGCTGATGACCAATGCCCGCCATATCCGCGGCTCGGCCTGGCTGAACTTCAGCCGGCTGATCTGCGGCAAGTGGAGTCATTTCAACGGCAATTCGCATGTCGTGCTAATGGGCGACGCCGCCCACACCGCCCATTTCGCCATCGGCTCCGGCACCAAACTTGCGATTGACGACGCCATCGAGCTGACCCGGCAATTCCAGATTCACGGGCACAGCAGGGACAAGATACCGGCTGTTCTCGAAACCTATGAGGAGATCCGCCACGTCGACGTCGCCCGCATCCAGAATGCGGCGCGCAACGCGATGGAATGGTTCGAAGTGGTCGGACGGCGCTATGCCGACACGCTCGAACCCGAGCAGTTCATGTATTCGATGCTGACCCGCTCCCAGCGCATCAGCCACGAGAATCTGCGACTGCGGGATAAGAGCTGGCTGGAGGGCTACGAGCGTTGGTTCGCCAGGAAATCGGGCCTTGCCGTCGGCAACGACCGCTGCCTGCCACCGATGTTCACGCCCTATCAGCTACGCGACGTGACGCTCATCAACCGTATCGTCGTCTCGCCGATGGCGATGTATTCGGCGGAAAACGGCGTCATGAACGATTTTCACATCATCCATCTCGGTTCGCGGGCGCTCGGCGGCGCCGGCCTCGTTTTTGCGGAAATGACCTGCGTCACGCCGGATGCCCGCATCACCCCCGGCTGCCTTGGCCTCTGGAACGAAGAACAGGCGGCACAATGGAAGCGGCTTGTCGATTTCGTGCATTCAAACAGCGCCGCCAAAATCGGCATCCAGCTCGGCCATGCCGGCCGTAAAGGCGCAACGAAAGTGGCTTGGGAAGGGATCGATCAGCCGGTCGCCGAAGGCGAATGGCCGCTGATCTCAGCCTCCGCTGTCCCCTACCTCAAGAACAGTCAGACACCGAAGGCCATGGACCGTGCCGACATGGATCGCGTCAAGGCCGATTTCGTCCGCGCGACGGAGCTAGCGATCACCACCGGCGCTGACTGGCTGGAGCTGCACTGCGCCCACGGCTATCTCCTGTCGAGCTTCCTGTCGCCGCTCACCAATCTGCGGGAAGATGAATATGGCGGCAGCCATGAAAACCGCGCCCGTTACCCCCTCGAAATCTTCCGGGCCATGCGTGCAATTTGGCCGGAGGACAAGCCCATGTCCGTCCGTCTTTCCTGCCATGACTGGACCGATGGCGGCAACACGCCGGAAGATGCGGCAATTTTTGCGGCCATGTTCAAGAATGCCGGTGCCGACCTGATCGATTGCTCATCCGGTCAGGTGTCGAAGGAGGAAAAGCCGGTCTATGGCCGCCTGTTCCAGACGCCGTTCTCCGACAAGATCCGCAATGAAATCGGCATTCCGACCATTGCCGTCGGCGCGATCTCGGAGGCCGACCACGCAAATTCGATCATCGCGGCCGGCCGCGCCGATCTCTGCGCCGTCGCCCGTGCGCATCTGGCCGATCCCGCCTGGTCGCTGCACGAAGCCGCCAAGATCGGCCTGACCTCGATCCCCTGGCCGAAGCAATATCTCTCCGGCAAGACGCAATACGAAACCAATCTTGCCCGCGCGGCCGCCACCGCGCCGGCGAAGTGA